Below is a genomic region from Henckelia pumila isolate YLH828 chromosome 3, ASM3356847v2, whole genome shotgun sequence.
tagaaatcaaTACTCACCGACCATGTGCATTACAGAGTTCAGAAATTTAGGATTAAATGGGACATGGATTTCCCTGTCAAACATGGACAATCTTTAGCGAAGACAACATCGAACGGCACATTCTTTTGTTCGTGTACACATCGGAGCGGAAGAAACCTAAAAACTCCAAAGCCCTAGCCTTTTGGTTTCGCCCCATATATCTACAAGTGTGTAAAGTATATGAACTCCTATATCCGTGCATGTGAACATTTGAACAAATGGTAATAAAAGTAGTGATTCCAAAGCTAAACGAGTAGGATAATGAAGATTATGAACAATAAGACGGAGCACGCCAAGGCCTGCAAAATAAAGCCCAGTTTCAGGTATTTTCTAGGTTAGATTCGATGTCACGGAAGATTAAGATCATGTAGAATAAGTATAGACTCACAGAAATTGCAGAAGCAGCAAGCCCAGCCCGTTCCCTTGGATCCTTGTGATAGTAACTTCCAAGGTATAAGATTGTAGCATAATACCACATCAAAGGGCATAAAAAACCAACTAGGAAACTGAAGGAAGAAAGAAATTATTAATATCAGTGAGAACTGGAGACGGCGTATAAAAGAAATAGGATTCTACTTACGAAAACCATCCAATTCCACAGCCGAAGCATGGAAGAGGCTTGTCGTATGTTCCCGCTTGATAGTTTTCTTCATCTCTAATTAGAGAATATCTGCCCTTTTCCCGGTCTGCAACATCCATTGCTTGTCCTACGAAACATATTTGTATATATCATATGTTGGTATTAGAAAATGTAAATTACAATATCATCATTTTCTACACATAACAGAGGACAATAGAGGTCCATATGTAGTATCTGCTAATCAGGCGAGAACCGCGGAATACGAAAGAAGAATTATTAATAACCCGGATGAATTTAAAATTGGCGGTGAAGGTCTCTAACAAAATAATGCTTTGGTAAAATTTTTCTCTTTGGCGTGTGAGATATGGGCCTAAGTACCGGGGATCGCTTGCtctgaaacaaaaaaaaatgatgatagGAAAGATAAAAGtttcatggcaagctaaatcgCGTTTAGCACTACTGTATGAAGATACTTATTGTCCAGTGTGACAACATTTAGAATGAAGGGTGGATACATTTATGGAATAATGCCTATCATTTCCAAATGCTTCACGGCAAGCACCAAATGATATTTAGAACTAGTCTACAATGATATTTATGGTCCTGTATGAACACCATTGTCAATGATAAAAAGGTAGTTTTTAACTGTAATGACAAACAAAATTACTACCTTTAAACATGGAATAATATCGAACTGATGCTCTGAAAAGATTGGATTGCTTATCTGAAACTGAACTGATAAGTTCAAAGCCATTTCTACCCTCTCCCTCCTCAATAGTAGCATCTGTAACACCAAGAAGTCCCACGGTTTATCCTCTCTTTTCCTTTATTTTCTTCATCTTGCAAAGCTTAGTATTTCAGAAGATAACTAACTACAAAATGAACTTTCACAGCAGCCCCCTTAATTGAGAGCTCGATAATATATCTCCCCACAATTCAAAATGACACATATTTCTCTCTGACAGTCATAATGGGCATTTAAACCttattaagttataattgaCATATTTTTGTCGCGGTTATTGAGCATGAAAGTTGTAAAACTTCTGTGATACAATGCTGTTGCCTTCATTGAATTTAGCTCACTAAGACTAGATGATGATAAATTACTTGTAGAAAACATCAATCAATGCTAAAGGGTTCAAAAAGATAGACAAGTGATTTATAGGTCACTATGTTCTTCTTTAGTCATAGTCAAAATAGGTGGTTCACAGCTAAACGGTAAGAACCCAAACACATATTGGCATTTATTTACACCTCAAAGTATGAGACAACTGAACATAACCCAGCCATCAAAAAGACACGTTGCCAGACCTAGTTATTATTGGAGACTTCTGTGCTCAAAATTTATCGGCTTCTTTCTAACCCTTATAATATTGTTCACTTTACCACGTGAGAAGCCCGTATTGGTGGCTCAGAAAATAACAAGAAGAACGGAACAAGATGCAGATATTAACTTGAAAATTTACTCATTCAATGTACGAACAGAAAGCAAAACTAAATTACTCTGTTCCATGCGAATGTCTCCAGAGGATTATAGAAAAGGGACTTGATATCCTGCCTTCCACAGTCACGTCTTGGCTACCTGTTTTACAAAGTTAATTGAACATCAACATCTTATAATTATAGAGTTTTACTATGATTTAAGAAAACAGAAAACTACAGATTGAATGGATAGGGGAAGGTAAAAAGCATGTCCTAAGGACCTTGAAACAACAACCGTAAGTCAATAAAAGTCCTACCTTATTCTCTGAGTAGGTAAACCAAACAGGCAAACATAGATGTAATGTATTTGATTGCATATAAGAACAAGGCTTCACACGATGTTTTGTCTAGAATTTTGTTGAGAAAAGCACAAAATAAGAGCAAAACCAATTAAAAGTTATTTACGTGACATTTTTTTCATGGATACAATAATACAAAAGAATAAAGCGAAATGTAATTGGAGAAGGtttgataaaaacatatttgtaaaaaaatttctttcctgatttcatcaataaattcatgattCAAACATAGTCTCAAAGGTTCAAAAAGTGCCTATTAGAACACATGTACAACACAACTACACATGTTCATATACGTCCACATAATTaatgagttatttgcaccaaccacctcatgtgaaatattgaaatttcACATTTCTCccatgtgaaattttaataggtatcttcaaccctaaccttttaaaaaattagcacactcgcccattcaaatgagtgattgttgcgcacgcgcccctcatgcgactgggcaaagattttgatatttttttgcaccaaatacccctgtgaaatataaaaaatgcatatttgacccctctgaaaataatttttaaatctattcaacccataatacataatttttaataaaatccaattataaatatttagaaaacaatttttgttttattaattttttattttttattttaaatgtattataattaattaattatttctaaaaaatattattactttatcatgttatcattattttattaaattcacttcgtatttccaactttttcattaaacatgcattcataaacaagtatttaaataatttcaagaaccaaaatatttaaataaactgataagttcaaacatattgtttttttgatttaggactatatattattgaaccaaaatttaaatttttcgaaaatatgcattgcacagtttttaataaaaaataaaaaaataacatgcttatataattctaaatcgaaaaagtaatattcatgaacttatcatttggctcaatattttgatatttttagatatttaaatccttatttatgaatcatgtttaatgaagaagttgaaaacacgaagtgatttgataaaataatgataaatagataaagtaataatttttttaaaaaataaattaattataaattataaaattaaaattaaaaataataataaaaataaaaataaaaataaaaataaaaataaaaataaaaataaaaataaaaataaaaataaaaataaataaatttaaaaatgtttggtacttatcattcacttatcattttgatttaatattttgttacttttaggtatttaaatctcgtttataaatgcatttttaatggagaagttggaaacaagaagaaagtttaataaaataattataacaaaataaaataataatattttttagaaaacaattatataatcataataaatttaaaattaaatataaaattaataaaacaaaaaatggttcctaaatattttataaatagattttaataaaaattgtgtattatcggttgaatagatttaaaaattattttcacaggggtcaaatatgtatttttaatatttcaaaggGGTATTTggtgtaaaaaaatatatcaaaatctttgtccagtcgcatgagggaCGCGttcgcaacaatcactcatctgaagagGCGAGTGTgccaattttttaaaaggtcagggttgaagatgcctattaaaatttcacaagagAGAAGTAtgcattttgaatattttacaggggtggttggtgcaaataacttcATAATTAATATATCATTTTATCATCTTACACTGATATACAATTTGAGTTACCATACACGTTCGCCAAATGAAAGAAGCCGGTTGATTTTTCCCGATCCCCAAAAATTCAATTGCATAATAATTTCGCCACAGGCCCACAACCAACATCTGTTGCTAAATCAGAATAATTTCCACAGTTTTATTGTATCCAtaccaaaaaatataaaaaaatcatttaaatgctcaccaaaacaaaagaaaaagaatCGTTTGCACAAATCTTAAACATGCACTCTTTTATACACCTTGTGAGGCTATGCTGGAATCCTGGAAAATTGCTGCCATGAATGGAAACAAGTAAATATTTCCCCTTTCACAAATTAAATACCTAATTTTCTCCAAACCCATTAAGCCAAAACACGAAACACCCTAAACCCAGAAGAGAATCCAAACCAAAACCAACAATATAGCAAACAAACATGGGGAAATATGAcatgaaaaaaattcacaaaaaatCAATTAATTGAACTGAAAATTACCTCGGAGCGGAGAGCACCGGGGTCAGGGAACAGATTGTTTACATGAAATGATTTCGCAAAATTAATCAAAAGATCTAAGAGAGGCAATCCCCCAAATTAATCAGCTTGTATTCATAGTGTTCGAGTTTCAACTCCCATAGCCATACTGGACAAATAAGCAGTCTAGTCTACACATTCGAACCGCCGGTTTGACTTTttctttatctttattcttttgTCCTTTAATTTCTTTTTCCCATTTCTTAAATTatagttttattattatttcgaacaaattattttttttagcaaagtttatttatcaaaatattttcgaactaaattttttttctatttgatttatttatatttatttagaaaataaaggattttcaaatttttgaataaatgattatatttaaaacaatagataaataaactaaaaagttATTTATAAGTTGAAAATACTATGGACATAAATATCTGATTTATGGAGATTGAacccaaataaattcaaaaacatttttttgtaAGCCGTACGTATCTGGATATATTATAATGCAAAAGATATATCTAATTTTGATAGGACTTTCATCTATCATGCTCATTTTCGTACCCACCATCAAGATGTCACTTATCATCTCATTGAATGTGATtaattatatatctaataaatgAGTGTCACCTCAGTGTTGACacatatcaaaactcatatataaatttatttacttATTAATAAATTTGTTTGATCGATAATCAAAAAATTTTCTTTAGTTAGTTATAACTTATATCTTATTTTCTGATTAACAAAAATTCTTATGAAACTGTTTCACTGGTCAATTTTGTAAAACAAATTTATTGTTTGACCaactcataaaaaatatttttttttatgttgtaaGTATTAATTTTTACTCCAAATAAAGATCGGATCGATCCGTCTCACAGACGTTCCACGAAAAACCTACTCTATCTAATTTTTATCATATTTGAAATCCATTTCAATTTATAGTAATTTTAAATACTTCTCTCATATATTTCCTTGAATCCAAATGAAATCTTATTTTAATTAGTACATAAGACAATACATTATTTACGGATTGATACAATGTTTTGGCTTGTTTTGCTTATATTCGATGTTAAGGTGATTAGTAATGGTAACCCATTATTTGGCGTATTTAATTCTCTGATTCCCTTGTGTATCTTTAATTCTTTATAAACATTTATATTTAAAGGAAAACTAGCAAAATAcaattaaaaaatcataaagttatgacaataatatatatatatatatatatatatatatatatataattaacctTATTCATATATTATCATAACTAGTAGAAAGATGTGTGTGCTAAAACAATGAccaaatcaaataatttttacgGAAGAAAATgatgtgaaaaaaaatataattggtttcttcaatttgaattttgaatttcaaatttgaaattaaacGTGATTATGTGAAAAGATTTgtatttattctgatcattttgCCTAGAGATAATATGAACTAAAAT
It encodes:
- the LOC140887109 gene encoding uncharacterized protein; translation: MEQNATIEEGEGRNGFELISSVSDKQSNLFRASVRYYSMFKGQAMDVADREKGRYSLIRDEENYQAGTYDKPLPCFGCGIGWFSFLVGFLCPLMWYYATILYLGSYYHKDPRERAGLAASAISALACSVLLFIIFIILLV